A window of Ranitomeya variabilis isolate aRanVar5 chromosome 2, aRanVar5.hap1, whole genome shotgun sequence contains these coding sequences:
- the POU3F4 gene encoding POU domain, class 3, transcription factor 4 — protein sequence MATAASNPYSILSTTSLVHADSSGMQQGSPFRNPQKLLQSDYLQGMPSNGHPLGHHWMGSLGDANPWASSLTSSPLDQQDIKPGREDLQLGTIIHHRSPHVSHHSPHTNHPNAWGASPAHNPSLTSSGQAINLYSQPGFSVSGMLDHGGLTPPPQTVTTQSLHPVLRGDTSDHVDLGSHHCQDHSDEETPTSDELEQFAKQFKQRRIKLGFTQADVGLALGTLYGNVFSQTTICRFEALQLSFKNMCKLKPLLNKWLEEADSSTGSPTSIDKIAAQGRKRKKRTSIEVSVKGVLETHFLKCPKPAAQEISSLADSLQLEKEVVRVWFCNRRQKEKRMTPPGDPQQHEVFSHNVKTDTSCHDL from the coding sequence ATGGCCACAGCTGCTTCCAATCCCTACAGCATCCTCAGCACCACATCCCTGGTTCATGCAGATTCCTCGGGCATGCAGCAAGGGAGTCCCTTCAGGAACCCCCAAAAATTACTCCAAAGTGACTATCTGCAGGGGATGCCCAGCAATGGCCACCCTCTGGGACACCACTGGATGGGCAGCCTAGGAGATGCCAACCCTTGGGCTTCAAGTTTAACCAGCAGCCCTCTGGACCAACAGGACATTAAACCCGGCAGAGAAGACCTTCAGCTGGGCACCATCATCCATCACAGGTCACCTCATGTCAGCCATCACTCACCCCATACAAACCACCCCAATGCATGGGGAGCCAGCCCAGCTCACAACCCATCGCTCACCTCCAGTGGACAGGCTATAAACCTCTACTCCCAGCCTGGCTTCAGTGTCAGTGGCATGCTGGACCATGGTGGCCTCACCCCTCCTCCACAGACGGTCACCACGCAAAGCTTGCACCCAGTGCTCCGAGGGGACACCAGCGACCATGTGGACCTAGGTTCTCACCACTGCCAGGACCATTCGGACGAGGAGACCCCAACCTCGGATGAGTTGGAGCAGTTTGCCAAGCAGTTTAAACAAAGACGCATCAAGCTGGGCTTCACCCAAGCAGATGTTGGCTTGGCCCTGGGGACCCTGTATGGCAATGTCTTCTCCCAGACCACCATCTGCAGGTTTGAGGCTCTGCAGCTCAGCTTTAAGAACATGTGCAAGCTAAAGCCACTGCTTAACAAGTGGCTGGAGGAAGCAGACTCATCCACAGGTAGCCCCACCAGCATCGACAAAATAGCTGCCCAGGGCAGGAAAAGGAAGAagaggacctcaatagaggtgagtGTCAAAGGGGTACTGGAGACCCATTTCCTCAAATGCCCCAAGCCAGCCGCCCAGGAGATCTCCTCCCTGGCAGACAGCCTGCAGCTGGAGAAAGAAGTGGTCCGGGTCTGGTTTTGTAATAGAAGACAAAAGGAGAAGAGGATGACCCCACCAGGAGACCCCCAGCAGCACGAGGTCTTCTCCCACAATGTCAAAACAGACACCTCCTGCCATGATCTTTGA